The genomic region CGGAGCCGGGGCCAAGTCGTCATCATCCCCAGTCGCTTCCGCCCCTGACACCGCCAACTCCGCCTGTTGCAAACCGGTCAAGACTCCCGCCACAATCCGTTGCAGCTCTCTGGCGGTCTCCCCCAGAAGATCCCCCAGCCTGTCCAGTCTCTCCTCCTCCTTGGCCCGCAGTTCGATCCGCTTGGCCAAAGCCGACAAACTCTGGGCACCGATCAAGGCCGCAACCCCTTTCAGGGTGTGGGCGGTACGTTCCAGACCCGCCGGATCACCCCCGGCCATCTGCTGCTCCATTCTCACACAGGCATCCCGCTGATTGCGCACAAATTTGGACAACACGCTCCGATAGATCGCCTCTTTGCCCCCCACATTGTGCAACCCGGTCACCACATCCACCCCGACACCAAAATCCCCGGGCCGGGTCTGCTGCCCCCCCGGCGTATTCTCTTCAACCGGTTCCCCATCCACCCCAAAAAGACGGTCCGCCTCGATCCGGGCAAAATCCACCCGTGACTCCAGCACGTGCAACAGATTGCCGGCAGTATGATGGATGGCGCTCACCCATTCGTGTTGCCGGGGCGTCAACCCGCTTTGCAAACACTCCCAGGCCAATCCGAGGAGCGCGTTCAACGGGGTCCGGATCTCCCGGCTCACGTTGGTCAGAAAATCCCCCTGGGCCCGGCGGGACTGGACGGCCTGTTGATTCAGCGCCTCGGTATGGGCGGCGGACTGGGTCAAACGCAACTGCCTTTCCTCCAGGATGGCCTGTTGCGCCTTGCGAAGTTCCGAAACATCCCGCATCACCCCCACGGTTCCCAGATAGGAACGGAACCGAATGGTTGAATCGTCACCCGGATCGCCATACAAACCGGAACTGTTCACCTCCACACTCACGCAGCCCCCGTCCCCCCAGCGGCCCGGATCCCCCTCGCCCGTGGGGCGGCCTTGAGTCCGGACCCGGATCCCCAGTCCCATGGTGATGCGGGGCGTGGTACGTCGTTCGTCGAACACCTTCTGCCCTGGATTGACCAACCCCCCACCCCGTTCCAGCACCCGCTCCAGACTCACCGCCGGCAGATCCTCCGGATCGACGATTTCGGAAAAATGCCGACCCAGCAACTCGGAAGGATGATAGCCCAAGCACTCCACCGTCTGACTCAGGAAAGTGAAACGTCCCTCCACATCCAACTTGAAAACGATATCCGGGAGGATCTGGACCAGACCCCGCAAACACTCATCCGAAGAGAACAACAACTGTCGGCTTTCGTTCAGCCGTTCGTCCAGGGCGAACAGACGCCGGTTTTTTTCCTCCAACCGACGCTGCAACCGACGCAAGGTGATCTGGGTGCGAATGCGCGCCTTGACGATGCCCGGACTGATGGGCTTGGTGATGTAATCCACCGCCCCCATGGACAAACCATCCCGTTCATCCAGATCACCGGCCCGGGAAGTGACAAAAATCACTGGAATTTCACGGGTGCGGGCATCGGCTTTGAGTATACGGCACACCTCGTATCCACTCATTCCCGGCATCGTGATGTCCAAGAGGATCAAATCCGGCTGAGGATCCAAGAAGGCCAACCGCAACGCCAAGGTTCCATGAATGGCCGGACGCACCATGTATTCATCCATCAAGATGTTCTTGAGAACATCGAGATTTTCCGGACCGTCATCGACGATCAATATGATCGCTTTTCCCGAGTCTTCAGCCATCCACGGCCTCCAGATCAAGTGCAATGGTTCTGGATAACGCGACAAGCGTATTCCTGGCTCCATCGAAATCGTATTGGGAGATTTGTTCATCCATCCGGGTCAACCATCCCAACAGCTCTGAAGTCCCGAAATGCTCAAGAATGGCGGATAAGGTCAACTCCGCCTCGGCGTCAAAGATCGCCAATTGATCATGCAACTTCTTCAACAACTGATTACGACGCAACAGGGTTTCCGGGGAGTGGTCCACAGGCGGCGCCAGACGGGGTACGCTCTCCTTGTGGCTCACCAGGGGTGCCAGACGCCCGCTCAAGCCCACCAGATCCTCGGCGGTTTCCCGCACCAAGGCCTCGATCACGTGGCGCTCTTCGGCGTTGCGGATGGCCAGTTCCAACTGGGCCGCCTTCTGGGACAATCCATTGGCCCCGATGGTGGCGGCCACCCCTTTCAAGGTGTGGGCCAACCGCTCCGCGGAGCCATGATCTTCGGCGATCAAAGCCTGCTGGATCAAACCGGTCACTCCGCTCTGGTTGGAGACAAAACGACCCAACACACCCAGATAGGCGGGAAGATTGCCGTTCAAACGCCGCAGACCCGCCACGGTATCCACACCCGGAATCTCCGGCAACTCCGATGCCAAAGTGGAACCGGATCGACTCCGCAGCCGGTTTTCCCCCTCTCCCGGCAACGGCAGAGAGGTGGCGGGTTTGATCCAACGGGCCATGATGGCAAACATTTCCACCGGATCCACCGGCTTGCCGATATGATCCTGCATCCCCGCCGCCAGACACAGATCCCGATCCCCGGACATGGCGTTGGCGGTCATGGCGAGAATCGGCAATGGGGCAAAACGCTCCTGCTTGCGGATTTCACGGGTGGCGGTGATGCCATCCATGACCGGCATCTGCACATCCATCAACACCCCATCCAACCGCTCCGTGGCGATCCTGTCCAACGCCTGTTGACCATTCTCCGCCACCACCACGGTGACATTGGCCTGTTCCAAAAGCTCCCGGGCCACCTGCTGATTGATTTCGTTGTCTTCCACCAGCAGGATCCTGGCTCCGGAAAGAGCGGCCCGATCCGCCCGGCTGCTGTCGTGACGCGACGAAAACGGTCGAACCCCACCGGATCCCGCCCGGCCCAACGCCTCCATGATGGATTCAAACAACAGGCTTTGATTGATCGGCTTGACCAGGAAATGATCGATTTGCGCCTCCTGCCGGGCGCGTTTCACCACCCCGTCCTCCCCATAGGCGGTGGCCATGATCATCACCGGAATACGGTTCAATCCCAGCTCATGCCGAATCTTCGCCGCCGCGGTGATGCCGTCGAGTTCCGGCATGCGGTAGTCCATCAAAACCAGATCATAAGACTCCCCGGCGAGATCCGACTGCTCCACCACCCGGATGGCCTCCTTGCCATCCCCCGCCTTGCTGACACGGAAACCAAACGAAGTCAAATACTCGGCCATAATGTTGCAAGCGCTTTCGTTGTCATCCACCACCAGCACCCGCTTACCCCGCAGCTCCACAGAAGCCACCAGGGAGGACTTGACCACCCGGTCGGACAGACCCAGACGCACATCAAAGATAAACCGGCTGCCTTTTCCGAAGGTACTTTCGGCGCGGATGCTCCCTCCCATCATCTCCACCAGACGTTTGGAAATGGTCAGTCCCAGTCCCGTGCCCCCATACTTGCGGGTCACGGAGGCGTCCGCCTGGGTGAAGGCATGAAACAGTCCGGCAACCTGTTCGGCGGTCATGCCGATGCCGGTATCCCGCACCGTGAACCGCAGATGGATGGACGACTCCCCTTTTTCCAGCATTTCGGTCACCACCACGATTTCACCGGATTCGGTAAACTTGATGGCGTTGTTGGTGAGGTTGAGCAGAATCTGTCCCAGCCGGAACGGATCCCCCACCAGTCCCGACGGAATGTCCACCGCAGTCTCCATGAGAAATTCGACCCGCTTCTCCCAGGCCTTCATGGCCACCATGGAAGCCATGTTGCCCAACACCTCTTCCAGGGTGAATTCGATGGACTCCATGTCCATGCGACCCGCCTCGATCTTGGAATAGTCCAGAATGTCATTGATGATGCGCAACAACGAGGTGGCGGCGTGATGGACCTTGCGGATGTAATCCTTCTGTCG from Magnetococcales bacterium harbors:
- a CDS encoding response regulator yields the protein MAEDSGKAIILIVDDGPENLDVLKNILMDEYMVRPAIHGTLALRLAFLDPQPDLILLDITMPGMSGYEVCRILKADARTREIPVIFVTSRAGDLDERDGLSMGAVDYITKPISPGIVKARIRTQITLRRLQRRLEEKNRRLFALDERLNESRQLLFSSDECLRGLVQILPDIVFKLDVEGRFTFLSQTVECLGYHPSELLGRHFSEIVDPEDLPAVSLERVLERGGGLVNPGQKVFDERRTTPRITMGLGIRVRTQGRPTGEGDPGRWGDGGCVSVEVNSSGLYGDPGDDSTIRFRSYLGTVGVMRDVSELRKAQQAILEERQLRLTQSAAHTEALNQQAVQSRRAQGDFLTNVSREIRTPLNALLGLAWECLQSGLTPRQHEWVSAIHHTAGNLLHVLESRVDFARIEADRLFGVDGEPVEENTPGGQQTRPGDFGVGVDVVTGLHNVGGKEAIYRSVLSKFVRNQRDACVRMEQQMAGGDPAGLERTAHTLKGVAALIGAQSLSALAKRIELRAKEEERLDRLGDLLGETARELQRIVAGVLTGLQQAELAVSGAEATGDDDDLAPAPAGLAPLMRQVESLLCAFDSSVDTVVEQMLPLAPGMVRKERIGAMRKALMDYDFDTCLVLLQEWARDEAIVLSHPTL